In Candidatus Nomurabacteria bacterium, a genomic segment contains:
- the eno gene encoding phosphopyruvate hydratase — MPTPSISKVTALEILDSRGNPTVMAKVELSNGMEARAGVPSGASTGRFEALELRDNDINRYRGRGTRKAVDNIKTVIHQALKGKSVDDSSQIDRIMIDLDGTEYKSKLGANAILAVSLACARLAAKVSGKPLYQYIHEHYGFSDQPLRLPEPMMNIMNGGKHSDSGLSIQEFMVVPHAPSFHERVRIGAEIFMALGDLLHQQRLSKLVGDEGGYAPRLDANTKAFEMILEAIHQTNYKPIDDVTLAIDAAATVFYEADLNQYRLMPEDSTYSADKLVDLYKEWTEKYFLRSVEDGLREDDWNGWKMMTKKLGGKAMVVGDDLFVTNPSRLREGIKKNAANAIIIKPNQIGTMTEAIEATKLAQQNHYAVIVAHRSGETIDDFIADLAVGVNADYIKTGSLSRGERMAKYNRLLEIEMELSEWKK; from the coding sequence ATGCCTACACCAAGCATCTCCAAAGTTACTGCACTAGAAATTCTTGATTCACGTGGCAATCCTACCGTGATGGCAAAGGTTGAATTAAGCAATGGTATGGAAGCGCGAGCGGGGGTGCCATCCGGAGCTTCTACCGGACGTTTTGAAGCATTGGAGTTGCGCGATAATGACATTAATCGATACCGCGGCCGGGGCACTCGTAAAGCAGTAGATAATATTAAGACGGTTATTCACCAAGCGCTAAAAGGTAAAAGTGTTGATGATAGCTCGCAGATTGATCGCATCATGATTGATTTGGACGGTACAGAATACAAATCCAAGTTGGGGGCAAATGCCATCCTGGCGGTTTCATTAGCCTGCGCGCGCTTAGCCGCAAAAGTCTCAGGTAAACCACTCTATCAGTACATTCATGAGCATTATGGTTTTTCTGATCAGCCGCTCCGCTTACCCGAACCCATGATGAACATTATGAATGGAGGTAAACACAGCGACTCTGGCTTATCGATCCAAGAATTTATGGTTGTACCGCACGCGCCGTCCTTCCATGAACGAGTACGCATCGGCGCAGAAATTTTTATGGCTCTCGGAGATCTCCTTCATCAGCAGCGGCTCTCAAAGTTGGTCGGAGATGAGGGTGGCTATGCACCACGCTTAGATGCAAACACAAAAGCTTTTGAGATGATTCTCGAAGCAATTCATCAGACAAATTACAAACCAATCGATGATGTGACTTTGGCTATCGATGCCGCAGCAACGGTCTTTTATGAAGCTGATCTGAATCAATATCGTCTTATGCCAGAGGATTCAACTTACTCGGCTGATAAGTTAGTTGATCTCTATAAAGAATGGACAGAAAAATATTTCCTTCGCTCGGTTGAAGATGGATTGCGTGAAGATGACTGGAACGGTTGGAAGATGATGACAAAGAAGTTAGGAGGAAAAGCTATGGTGGTAGGTGACGATCTCTTTGTAACGAATCCATCGCGCTTACGAGAAGGTATAAAGAAAAATGCTGCCAACGCTATCATTATCAAGCCGAACCAGATAGGCACAATGACTGAGGCAATTGAGGCGACAAAACTGGCTCAGCAAAATCATTACGCGGTGATTGTGGCGCATCGCTCTGGTGAAACTATTGATGATTTTATTGCTGACTTAGCTGTTGGCGTGAACGCAGATTATATTAAGACTGGCTCCTTGTCTCGTGGCGAGCGTATGGCAAAATACAATCGCTTGTTGGAAATCGAAATGGAATTGAGTGAGTGGAAGAAATAA
- a CDS encoding 2,3-bisphosphoglycerate-independent phosphoglycerate mutase: MAKVSSSVYRPVVLVVYDGFGVAPASRGNAISLAKTPHFDDILRHYPAITLQASGEAVGSLWGELGNSEVGHMNMGAGRIVYQDLPRITKAVADGSIMKNPALLDAVKHVKEKGSSLHIMGLMSSGGVHSFNEHAYALLEFAKHEKIDKVFIHAFLDGRDTPHNSAERFITKLQATIQSLGVGKIASLSGRYWAMDRDNRWDRIEKAYRVLVDGNAEQSATDPMQAIHDSYAKKVYDEEFIPTVITDAAGAPIGKINNNDAVIFFNFRPDRARQLTKAFVLPGFEKFSRVYMPDLFFVTMTEYEKDLPVSIAFPPEHVAEPLAKVLSDAGKTQLHIAETEKYAHVTFFFNGGREKAYPQEDRILIPSPAVNSYDQKPDMSAREITDRVIEEIQSMKYDLIVINYANADMVGHTGKLPATIEAIEMLDEMTARLKEIVEEVNGVLLLTADHGNAEDMINLQTGFLQKEHTTNPVPCILVGKAFRSTKDKDTMSLDLSLQTPRGLLSDVAPTILELMGVAKPKSMTGKSLLHVF; this comes from the coding sequence ATGGCAAAAGTAAGCTCCTCAGTTTATCGACCCGTCGTGCTTGTTGTCTACGATGGTTTTGGTGTCGCACCAGCTTCTCGCGGCAATGCCATTAGCTTAGCCAAGACACCACACTTTGACGATATACTCCGGCATTACCCGGCAATTACCCTACAAGCTTCTGGCGAGGCGGTTGGTTCGCTCTGGGGGGAGTTGGGGAATTCAGAAGTCGGACACATGAATATGGGCGCCGGCCGCATCGTTTATCAGGATTTGCCGAGAATCACCAAGGCAGTTGCCGACGGCAGTATCATGAAAAATCCAGCCTTGCTTGATGCGGTAAAGCACGTGAAGGAGAAGGGGAGCAGTCTCCATATTATGGGATTGATGAGCTCAGGAGGTGTGCATAGTTTTAATGAGCACGCCTATGCTTTACTCGAATTTGCCAAGCATGAAAAAATCGACAAAGTATTTATTCATGCCTTCTTAGACGGTCGCGATACGCCGCATAATAGCGCAGAGCGTTTTATTACCAAACTTCAAGCGACAATACAGAGTTTAGGCGTAGGGAAGATTGCCTCACTCTCTGGACGCTACTGGGCCATGGATCGAGATAATCGTTGGGATAGGATTGAAAAAGCGTATCGCGTATTAGTTGACGGCAATGCAGAACAAAGCGCAACTGATCCGATGCAAGCAATTCACGACAGCTATGCAAAGAAAGTATACGATGAGGAATTTATACCTACAGTTATCACTGATGCGGCCGGCGCCCCGATTGGGAAGATAAACAATAACGACGCAGTCATTTTCTTTAATTTCCGACCAGATCGCGCTCGCCAGTTAACCAAGGCATTTGTGCTGCCAGGTTTTGAAAAGTTTTCTCGTGTCTACATGCCAGATCTCTTTTTTGTGACAATGACTGAGTACGAAAAGGATTTGCCGGTGAGTATTGCCTTCCCACCTGAGCATGTGGCAGAGCCTCTAGCAAAAGTCCTCTCTGACGCCGGCAAGACACAACTCCATATTGCCGAGACGGAAAAGTATGCCCATGTCACTTTCTTCTTTAACGGAGGCCGAGAAAAAGCCTATCCGCAAGAGGACCGCATACTTATTCCTTCACCGGCAGTGAATTCCTATGATCAGAAGCCGGACATGAGCGCTCGTGAAATAACCGATCGCGTGATTGAAGAAATTCAGAGCATGAAGTATGACTTGATTGTTATTAATTACGCAAACGCAGATATGGTGGGTCACACCGGCAAATTGCCAGCGACGATTGAGGCAATTGAAATGTTGGATGAGATGACAGCCCGGCTCAAAGAAATTGTCGAGGAGGTAAACGGTGTGTTGCTACTAACTGCTGATCACGGCAATGCTGAGGATATGATTAATTTACAAACCGGCTTTTTACAAAAAGAGCACACGACAAATCCTGTCCCATGTATTTTGGTAGGAAAGGCTTTTCGTTCAACGAAAGATAAAGACACCATGTCGCTCGATCTTTCTTTGCAGACGCCACGAGGATTACTTTCTGATGTTGCACCAACTATTCTCGAGCTGATGGGAGTTGCCAAACCAAAATCCATGACTGGAAAGAGTTTGCTCCATGTGTTTTAG
- the ssb gene encoding single-stranded DNA-binding protein — protein MDVNKVTLIGNLVRDPEARNLPSGQAISTFSLATNYSWRDIKTKSRKESTEFHDIVAWGKLGEIIQQYVKKGSKVYIEGRLHRRSWEDKAKQKHYRTEVVAENLVMLGHRSAKTKEVEPTELPKDEVSVEEIPVTA, from the coding sequence ATGGACGTGAACAAAGTAACTTTGATCGGGAATTTAGTCCGCGATCCCGAGGCGAGAAATTTACCGAGCGGACAGGCGATTAGCACTTTTTCACTCGCCACAAACTATAGCTGGCGAGACATTAAAACAAAGAGTCGCAAGGAGTCAACTGAATTTCATGACATTGTTGCCTGGGGAAAATTGGGCGAAATCATCCAGCAGTACGTGAAAAAGGGCAGCAAAGTATATATCGAAGGTCGCCTCCACCGTCGTTCTTGGGAAGATAAGGCAAAACAAAAGCATTATCGAACCGAGGTAGTTGCAGAAAATTTGGTCATGCTAGGTCATCGTAGTGCAAAGACAAAAGAAGTTGAACCAACCGAGTTACCAAAAGATGAGGTCAGTGTAGAAGAAATCCCCGTTACCGCTTAA
- a CDS encoding VTT domain-containing protein — protein MWFTPSEWIELLILFFATLLIPTFNFVSPFRPILLIIAFATHIHFLVVGVVASVGATLGTLPLYYVGRKTQEMEKVQTWLQHHSKWKRLLERVEHSTFLVLLLLLWTPLPDQLVGLYGGFERYTMKKFLLANFIGRAVWYIPLAFAATIFDDPLSGLWHWLTGWL, from the coding sequence ATGTGGTTTACGCCTAGTGAATGGATTGAGCTACTCATCTTGTTTTTTGCTACCTTACTTATCCCGACCTTTAATTTCGTCTCACCTTTCCGTCCAATCCTTCTCATTATCGCTTTTGCCACTCATATCCACTTTCTTGTTGTTGGTGTGGTGGCTTCGGTGGGGGCAACGCTCGGCACTTTGCCACTTTACTACGTTGGACGAAAAACGCAGGAAATGGAAAAGGTGCAAACATGGCTGCAGCATCACTCAAAATGGAAGCGCTTACTTGAGAGAGTAGAACACAGCACATTTCTTGTCCTTTTGCTTTTACTTTGGACACCCTTACCTGATCAACTCGTTGGACTCTATGGCGGATTTGAGCGCTATACTATGAAAAAGTTTCTCCTAGCAAATTTTATTGGGCGAGCCGTATGGTACATCCCTCTCGCTTTTGCTGCGACAATATTTGATGATCCATTAAGTGGCTTATGGCATTGGCTAACCGGGTGGCTATAA
- a CDS encoding acetate kinase (AckA utilizes acetate and can acetylate CheY which increases signal strength during flagellar rotation; utilizes magnesium and ATP; also involved in conversion of acetate to aceyl-CoA; also known to act on propionate), with product MYTLSVNVGSSSMKFAVFARDEKVLLRGVLDGMKRVNVVVHLQYGNKKRTYDVRGPIRLAKAFQLLRSALTEAGIDQAEVSSVGHRVVHGGKFGHAVKITPAVLRELKKYIPLAPLHQGQDIEAIRTAQKVFPEAQHIAVFDTSFFTHLPEKAKYYALPRAIMKKYQLRRAGFHGPSHQHAAQYAAQKLGRPLRKLNLISIHLGSGCSMTAIQHGKPVDTSMGFTPLEGLVMSTRSGDIDPGLMLFLLRQGWNVSMIDRLLHTQSGWYGLSGFVDFRDVLKASGYPVPNWKLPHKVNTQQKAECRATVDTVLYRLTKYLGAYWAVLGEVDAVICTGAMGAKNVWFRKALKSSSPLFHHAKWLAVESDEELLIARAVHTTVK from the coding sequence ATGTACACTCTTTCCGTGAATGTAGGCAGCTCAAGTATGAAGTTTGCCGTTTTTGCTCGTGATGAAAAGGTGCTACTGCGGGGTGTGCTCGATGGTATGAAGCGCGTTAATGTTGTTGTGCATTTGCAGTACGGTAACAAGAAGCGAACCTATGATGTGCGCGGGCCAATTCGTTTGGCTAAGGCGTTTCAATTACTTCGCAGCGCATTAACCGAGGCGGGGATTGATCAGGCAGAAGTATCAAGCGTGGGTCATCGAGTTGTACACGGGGGAAAGTTTGGTCATGCGGTGAAAATTACCCCGGCAGTATTACGCGAGTTAAAAAAGTACATTCCACTGGCGCCTCTGCATCAAGGTCAAGATATTGAGGCTATACGTACTGCCCAAAAAGTTTTTCCTGAGGCGCAGCATATAGCGGTTTTTGACACCTCATTCTTTACGCACTTACCTGAAAAAGCAAAATACTACGCGTTACCGCGAGCGATCATGAAGAAATACCAGCTGCGCCGGGCAGGTTTCCACGGCCCTTCGCACCAGCACGCTGCCCAGTACGCCGCCCAGAAACTCGGCCGGCCTTTGCGTAAACTTAATCTCATCAGCATACACCTAGGTTCAGGCTGTAGCATGACGGCAATTCAGCACGGTAAGCCAGTTGATACCTCTATGGGTTTCACTCCATTGGAAGGCTTAGTCATGTCTACTCGTTCTGGTGATATTGATCCTGGCCTGATGCTCTTTCTTTTACGACAGGGATGGAACGTTTCCATGATTGATCGATTACTTCATACGCAATCCGGCTGGTACGGCCTAAGCGGATTTGTAGATTTTCGTGATGTACTTAAAGCATCTGGTTATCCCGTACCAAATTGGAAATTGCCGCATAAAGTAAATACACAACAAAAGGCCGAGTGTCGGGCGACAGTCGATACTGTGCTGTATCGACTGACCAAGTATCTTGGTGCGTACTGGGCAGTGCTTGGTGAAGTTGATGCAGTTATTTGTACCGGCGCAATGGGAGCGAAGAATGTCTGGTTTCGGAAGGCTCTGAAATCCTCCTCGCCTTTGTTTCATCATGCGAAGTGGTTAGCGGTGGAATCAGACGAAGAGTTATTAATTGCTCGAGCAGTCCATACTACAGTGAAATAA
- a CDS encoding 2,3-bisphosphoglycerate-independent phosphoglycerate mutase, with product MATKKGTSTKTSREAHLWPAVLLVIDGFGHAPAGPGNAVTLAKTPNLTKIMKENPWTLLDASGPAVGLPPGQAGNSEAGHMNIGAGRVVLQDSVHITKEIEDGRFFKNAAFLDAIHHCQKRNSRVHLMGLLSNEQSGHSNPGHLQALLKLMRQKKVKEVYLHLFTDGRDTPPRSGLGMLHKLEKTLRPNERVVSIAGRLWAMDRKKNWQRTDASYHMLIEGQGHQVKSASEAISQGYAHGTTDEFIEPSVIFEKDKPVGRIEDGDAVIYFNLRSDRARQLTKPFVQDNFKEFRRRKVMHDLAFVAMTDFGPDLNHLLTAYPSVDIQGTLPMALKGKRQMYIAENEKFAHVTYFLNGGYANPVANEDRIMIPSPAVAHYDEVPGMSTPGITLRTLSVLQKKQYDFIGMNFANCDMVGHTGNLKAAITAVETVDEAIGTLYKEIQKQDGLLFITADHGNVESMLFPETGEADTEHSQNPVPFIIAGKVPKQFNILKKDGVLGQVAPTVLDTLGIPIPTEMKLSSLWQK from the coding sequence ATGGCAACGAAAAAAGGGACTAGCACAAAAACTTCTCGAGAAGCACATCTTTGGCCCGCAGTATTGTTAGTCATTGATGGCTTTGGTCACGCGCCAGCCGGCCCAGGGAATGCTGTTACCCTGGCCAAGACGCCGAACCTAACAAAAATTATGAAAGAAAATCCCTGGACCCTACTTGACGCATCTGGTCCAGCAGTTGGTTTACCCCCGGGTCAGGCAGGAAACTCCGAAGCTGGCCATATGAACATCGGGGCAGGTCGAGTTGTATTGCAAGATAGCGTGCATATCACGAAAGAAATTGAAGATGGCCGCTTCTTTAAAAATGCCGCATTCCTAGATGCTATCCACCACTGTCAAAAACGCAACAGCCGTGTGCATTTGATGGGGTTACTTTCTAACGAACAGAGTGGGCATAGTAATCCGGGTCATTTGCAAGCACTCTTAAAGCTCATGCGGCAAAAAAAAGTGAAAGAAGTCTATTTACATCTTTTCACTGATGGTCGCGATACACCTCCCCGTAGCGGCCTCGGCATGCTTCATAAGTTAGAAAAAACTTTGCGACCAAATGAGCGGGTTGTCAGCATCGCCGGACGTCTATGGGCAATGGATCGTAAGAAAAATTGGCAGCGAACAGATGCCTCATATCATATGCTTATTGAGGGACAAGGTCATCAAGTAAAATCCGCCTCAGAAGCCATCAGTCAAGGCTATGCGCATGGTACGACTGATGAATTTATCGAACCCTCTGTCATATTTGAGAAAGATAAGCCGGTCGGTCGAATCGAGGACGGTGATGCAGTCATTTACTTTAATTTACGTTCTGATCGCGCCCGGCAGCTTACCAAGCCTTTTGTGCAGGATAACTTCAAAGAATTCCGTCGCCGCAAAGTCATGCACGACTTAGCCTTTGTGGCTATGACCGACTTTGGCCCAGACTTGAATCATTTATTGACTGCGTATCCAAGCGTTGATATTCAGGGCACTTTGCCGATGGCCCTAAAAGGGAAGCGGCAAATGTATATTGCAGAGAATGAAAAATTCGCCCATGTAACGTATTTCTTAAACGGTGGCTATGCTAACCCGGTGGCAAATGAAGATCGCATTATGATTCCTTCACCTGCGGTTGCCCATTATGATGAGGTGCCTGGGATGTCCACCCCGGGGATTACCTTGCGTACACTTTCCGTTTTGCAAAAAAAGCAGTACGACTTTATTGGCATGAACTTTGCCAATTGCGATATGGTAGGGCATACCGGAAATCTCAAAGCCGCCATCACTGCTGTCGAAACCGTTGATGAGGCGATTGGAACTTTATACAAAGAAATCCAAAAGCAGGATGGGTTACTTTTTATAACTGCCGATCATGGCAATGTAGAAAGTATGCTCTTCCCAGAAACCGGTGAGGCCGATACTGAACATTCGCAAAACCCGGTTCCATTCATTATCGCTGGCAAAGTTCCGAAGCAGTTTAACATTTTGAAAAAAGATGGCGTGTTGGGTCAGGTAGCTCCGACCGTGCTTGATACTTTGGGGATCCCCATACCGACAGAAATGAAACTCAGTTCACTATGGCAAAAGTAA
- a CDS encoding propanediol utilization protein, with protein MEGFTVPVEVSARHLHVTEETFHILFGAEANLSIEKNISQPNQFIAKERVKVIGPKGSFSSVGIVGPYRAYTQLELAKSDARHIGVDAALTVSGTEVENTVPVTLEGPLGSVTIHKDVIIAARHLHCDPATAAKYGLKHLDKVKARITGPRGLAFDQVVVRAREGKDALALHLDTDEGNAAGVEPGTTAELILEDISDVPQPELTLD; from the coding sequence ATGGAAGGTTTCACTGTCCCCGTAGAAGTTTCCGCGCGACATCTCCACGTAACTGAGGAGACTTTTCATATCTTATTTGGAGCTGAAGCGAATTTGAGTATTGAGAAAAATATTTCTCAGCCAAATCAGTTTATAGCAAAAGAGCGGGTAAAAGTAATCGGACCAAAAGGTTCATTTTCATCTGTTGGTATTGTTGGTCCTTATCGTGCATATACCCAGCTTGAACTGGCTAAGAGCGACGCGCGTCACATCGGCGTAGATGCTGCGTTAACCGTGTCTGGCACAGAGGTAGAAAATACCGTGCCAGTGACACTGGAGGGTCCCCTAGGCTCTGTAACGATTCATAAAGATGTCATTATTGCCGCGCGACATCTCCACTGCGATCCAGCAACGGCAGCTAAGTATGGCCTGAAACATCTGGATAAGGTAAAAGCGCGAATCACTGGCCCCCGTGGCTTAGCATTTGATCAGGTGGTAGTACGGGCGAGAGAAGGCAAAGACGCATTAGCGCTGCATCTCGATACTGATGAAGGGAATGCGGCAGGGGTAGAGCCCGGGACGACTGCGGAACTCATACTAGAAGATATTTCCGACGTGCCGCAGCCTGAATTAACTCTCGACTAG
- a CDS encoding phosphoglycerate kinase: MKLRSHRQAKYKDKVVLYRATYDITLAKRGNAWVVPDDTRIRETLPSLRWILKQKPRAVVILTWLGRPKRSGDPQYKLDPVAKRLSSLLHKPVKKLDQTVGPKVQEVIEDAKAGSILMLENVRFEKGEENNSTAFAKALAANADIMVNDAFGQCHRNVPSIVGVQKYLPSFAGPLLEKEVEMLDLVRKKPKRPLVAIMGGVKIGTRIGLIKYYLKHVDYLLLGGALSNTILAVKGVQIGKSVQEPGVRSVVRGLNLMNKKLYIPIDVVTSTDAKGKGSLHRRPVGRVSKNEYILDIGPDTVALFSSIIRKARMIVWNGPLGYTENKRFAYGTRSIALEMAKGKGETIVGGGDTLAILSQSHLLSKYDHVCTAGGAMLTYLEYGTLPGLKPLFTR; encoded by the coding sequence ATGAAACTTCGATCTCATCGACAAGCAAAATATAAAGACAAGGTCGTGCTCTATCGCGCGACCTATGATATTACCCTAGCAAAACGAGGAAACGCCTGGGTGGTGCCGGATGATACCCGCATTCGGGAAACTTTGCCGTCTTTGCGTTGGATATTGAAGCAAAAACCCCGGGCAGTGGTAATTCTCACCTGGCTGGGTCGCCCAAAACGAAGCGGCGACCCGCAATATAAGCTTGATCCTGTAGCAAAGCGCTTAAGCTCACTGCTACATAAGCCAGTGAAGAAACTTGATCAGACCGTGGGTCCAAAGGTGCAAGAAGTCATTGAAGACGCAAAAGCGGGCAGTATACTTATGCTTGAAAATGTGCGCTTTGAAAAAGGTGAGGAAAATAATTCAACTGCCTTTGCAAAGGCGCTCGCCGCTAACGCCGATATAATGGTAAATGATGCTTTTGGTCAGTGTCATCGCAATGTGCCTTCCATTGTCGGCGTGCAAAAGTATTTACCCTCATTTGCCGGACCTTTGCTTGAAAAAGAGGTAGAAATGCTTGACCTAGTGCGTAAAAAACCGAAGCGCCCACTGGTGGCGATTATGGGCGGTGTAAAAATTGGTACACGCATCGGGTTAATTAAATATTATCTTAAGCACGTTGATTACTTGTTGCTTGGTGGCGCCTTATCAAACACAATCCTGGCCGTGAAGGGTGTGCAGATTGGTAAATCTGTACAGGAGCCAGGCGTTCGTTCCGTGGTGCGTGGCCTCAATCTCATGAACAAAAAACTATATATTCCAATTGATGTGGTAACCTCTACTGACGCAAAAGGAAAGGGATCTTTGCATCGACGACCAGTTGGCCGGGTAAGTAAGAATGAGTACATACTTGATATTGGTCCTGATACCGTAGCGCTTTTTTCTTCTATTATTCGAAAAGCTCGAATGATAGTATGGAATGGACCTCTTGGTTATACTGAAAATAAGCGCTTTGCGTACGGTACACGTTCGATAGCGCTAGAAATGGCAAAAGGTAAGGGCGAAACAATTGTAGGCGGAGGCGACACGCTTGCCATCTTGTCTCAGTCTCATCTTTTATCAAAATACGATCATGTCTGCACGGCTGGAGGGGCCATGCTGACTTACCTTGAATACGGGACACTCCCGGGTCTTAAACCACTTTTTACTCGTTAA
- a CDS encoding 2-oxoacid:acceptor oxidoreductase subunit alpha: protein MEEITLKIGGIAGAGIKSTGEIFAKICLRSGWHVFDYTEYPSLIRGGHNTYHVRAATEPIWSTVQYIHILIALNEEAVRLHLEHVIEGGVVVYDPSVVDAEKLGRGRSDVRFCAVPFAELAISSGGIEKMGNMVSIGAVVGLLHGSLKITKSVIADIFATKGEQIVSQNEVAAEAGYEYVQEHFSEPFAWTLHELDAPEQMLVAGNEALGFGALAGGVQFYAGYPMTPSSSILHFMAKYGPKQGVVVKHASDEIGAVNMCIGAGFAGARAMTASSGGGFSLMVESLGLAGITETPIVITEVQRGGPATGLPTWTEQADLRFVAHASQGEFPRVLLAPASVEECFTHAALALNLAEIAQTPVLILSDKLLAESQKSTEPFTSKHVAIDRGKLMTTREANRQKDYHRYEITEDGISPRAVPGLPNTLFLANSDEHDTYGYSEENAENRTAMVDKRARKLEQIKDLLPKPIIIGPKQADYTFITWGSTMGPVLDAMRILEAEGHSVQMYRLPVILPFPSEEVTQFLETTTQTILVENNSEGQLGGLIREKTGYELDVHMLKYDGRPFFPEEIVQNFLAMIEEAH, encoded by the coding sequence ATGGAGGAAATAACACTGAAAATTGGGGGTATCGCCGGGGCGGGAATTAAATCTACCGGCGAGATATTTGCAAAAATCTGCTTGCGCTCAGGCTGGCATGTCTTTGATTACACTGAATATCCCTCACTTATTCGCGGAGGACATAACACCTATCACGTGCGAGCAGCCACGGAGCCAATCTGGAGCACGGTGCAGTATATACACATCCTTATCGCACTAAATGAGGAGGCCGTACGACTTCATTTGGAGCACGTGATTGAGGGTGGAGTAGTGGTGTACGATCCTTCGGTCGTGGATGCTGAAAAACTTGGTCGAGGTCGTAGTGATGTGCGCTTTTGTGCAGTACCTTTTGCTGAATTGGCCATTTCCTCAGGCGGTATTGAAAAGATGGGAAATATGGTTTCCATTGGTGCGGTGGTTGGACTCTTACACGGCTCGCTGAAAATTACCAAGTCAGTTATTGCCGATATTTTTGCCACTAAGGGTGAGCAAATTGTTTCACAGAATGAAGTAGCGGCTGAGGCTGGCTATGAATATGTGCAAGAGCATTTTTCTGAACCTTTTGCATGGACTTTGCATGAGTTGGATGCGCCTGAACAGATGCTCGTAGCAGGAAACGAAGCATTAGGCTTTGGCGCTTTAGCCGGCGGCGTGCAATTTTATGCGGGATATCCCATGACACCATCCTCATCCATCCTGCATTTCATGGCCAAATACGGGCCAAAGCAGGGCGTGGTAGTGAAGCACGCTAGCGATGAAATTGGTGCAGTAAATATGTGCATTGGCGCTGGATTTGCGGGAGCGCGAGCCATGACCGCCAGTTCGGGTGGGGGTTTTTCTCTCATGGTGGAATCACTTGGTCTAGCTGGGATTACCGAAACGCCAATTGTTATTACCGAAGTGCAGCGTGGTGGTCCAGCCACCGGCCTACCAACCTGGACCGAGCAAGCCGACCTTCGCTTTGTTGCTCATGCCTCACAGGGTGAATTTCCTCGCGTGCTTTTGGCACCTGCTTCGGTCGAGGAATGCTTTACCCATGCGGCACTGGCACTTAATCTAGCAGAAATCGCACAAACCCCAGTGCTTATCTTGTCTGATAAATTATTGGCAGAGAGTCAGAAGAGTACAGAGCCTTTCACCTCCAAACACGTTGCTATTGATCGAGGTAAGCTCATGACCACTCGGGAGGCAAATAGACAAAAAGACTACCACCGTTATGAAATCACAGAGGATGGTATTTCACCTCGAGCTGTACCAGGCCTGCCCAATACACTTTTCCTAGCTAATAGCGATGAGCATGACACCTATGGCTATAGTGAAGAGAACGCAGAGAATCGCACCGCAATGGTTGATAAGCGAGCTCGTAAGCTTGAGCAGATTAAGGATTTACTGCCAAAGCCGATAATAATCGGACCAAAGCAAGCTGACTACACTTTTATTACCTGGGGATCCACTATGGGCCCGGTGCTTGATGCAATGCGTATCCTCGAGGCTGAGGGACATAGCGTGCAGATGTATCGCTTGCCAGTGATACTTCCGTTCCCAAGCGAAGAGGTAACACAATTTCTAGAAACTACCACGCAAACTATTTTAGTAGAGAATAACAGCGAAGGTCAGCTTGGTGGTTTGATTCGCGAAAAAACTGGTTACGAATTAGATGTGCACATGTTGAAATATGATGGCCGGCCCTTTTTCCCAGAGGAAATTGTACAAAACTTTTTAGCAATGATTGAAGAAGCGCATTAA